From the genome of Neorhodopirellula lusitana:
CACGATCCGTTTGATACCCAAGGACTCAATCTGGCTTAACACGGCAGTTAACGCTTCGAGGTTGCCGTGGATGTCGCTAATGATCGCTAGGGGGTCGGTCCCTGAACTGGGATGGGCAATGCAGTCGCGGCTCACTGGAGTTCCTCCAGAACAGACCATTGCTCTCCATTCAACTCAACTCCTGGTCGGGCTGATTGCACCATCGCGATGGCATCTGAGGCGGTCTGTGCTCTTTCCGATACAAGCAGGACCGCTGCAGCAACCAGGCCGGTTCGACCGTGCCCCTGGGCACAGTGGATCAGAACGGGCTTCGGCATGTCATTGATTTTTACCGCTAACTCTCGAAGTGCGCCTGCCGTCGCTGCAGTACCGTCCAGCATTGGATAGCAAGTGTAAGACTGGATTTTCCAATGATCATTGGGTTCCGTGAACTCGCATGTTAAGTCGACTACTGAAGAGATGTTTTCGGGCAACTCGTGACCAAGGAGTCGTCTCGAAAGAACGAGATCGTCGCCGAGTAAGTTCAGTTTTGGCTCCCGCGAAA
Proteins encoded in this window:
- a CDS encoding dual specificity protein phosphatase family protein, with protein sequence MKYGFIFLLLALAISVAAARGGPWGWLLIYPAFSFGVVSAAYLFSAPGVFGKRFDGGRSRLGTLLLLPYVLYLAAVWHVVRLLSREPKLNLLGDDLVLSRRLLGHELPENISSVVDLTCEFTEPNDHWKIQSYTCYPMLDGTAATAGALRELAVKINDMPKPVLIHCAQGHGRTGLVAAAVLLVSERAQTASDAIAMVQSARPGVELNGEQWSVLEELQ